Proteins found in one Agaribacterium sp. ZY112 genomic segment:
- the fliN gene encoding flagellar motor switch protein FliN produces MSEDDDNVDQNDMADEWAAAMEQQEEVDGVSDDAEPDPAQPVELDDFDTAAAPAPMEGQPDLEVILDIPVSISMEVGRTNITIRNLLQLNQGSVIELDRLAGEPLDVLVNGTLIAHGEVVVVNEKFGIRMTDVISPSERIKRLR; encoded by the coding sequence ATGAGTGAAGATGATGACAATGTAGATCAAAATGATATGGCGGACGAATGGGCTGCCGCGATGGAACAGCAGGAGGAGGTTGATGGTGTTAGTGATGATGCAGAGCCTGATCCCGCACAGCCTGTAGAGCTAGATGATTTTGATACGGCAGCAGCACCAGCTCCAATGGAGGGGCAGCCTGATTTAGAAGTGATCTTAGATATTCCCGTTAGCATTTCAATGGAAGTTGGTCGCACTAATATCACTATCAGAAATTTATTACAGCTTAATCAAGGCTCGGTTATTGAATTGGATCGCTTAGCTGGTGAGCCCTTAGATGTGCTTGTCAATGGCACTTTAATTGCCCATGGCGAAGTGGTTGTTGTGAATGAAAAATTTGGTATCCGTATGACAGACGTGATAAGTCCATCGGAACGTA
- the fliM gene encoding flagellar motor switch protein FliM: protein MIVQDLLSQDEIDALLHGVDDGDIETEGDDDPSGVLAYDLTSQDRIVRGRMPTLEMINERFARYTRISMFNLLRRTADVSVGGIQIQKFGEYVHTLYVPTSLNMVKFRPLRGTALIILDAKLVFKLVDNFFGGDGRHAKIEGREFTPTELRVVQMVLEQVFVDLREAWKAVLEIEFEYINSEVNPSMANIVSPSEVVVVSTFHVELDGGGGELHITMPYSMVEPIREVLDAGLQSDTDERDDRWVNALQEDVMEAEVAVECDVVEKKISLRDIVDLRDGDIIPITMPDFHIVTANGVPLFKAEFGQSNENLALRVLEQIEKPASSNDNGPVGEVHE from the coding sequence TTGATTGTGCAAGATTTATTAAGCCAAGATGAAATCGATGCGCTCTTACACGGCGTTGACGACGGTGATATTGAAACCGAGGGTGACGATGACCCTTCTGGTGTCTTGGCCTATGACTTAACCAGCCAGGATCGTATTGTTCGTGGTCGAATGCCAACGCTTGAGATGATTAATGAGCGTTTTGCACGTTATACCCGCATTAGTATGTTTAATTTATTACGTCGCACAGCAGATGTGAGTGTCGGTGGTATTCAGATTCAAAAGTTTGGTGAATATGTCCACACACTTTACGTACCTACCAGTTTAAACATGGTTAAGTTTCGCCCTTTACGTGGTACGGCATTGATTATTCTTGATGCAAAACTTGTATTTAAATTAGTTGATAACTTTTTTGGTGGTGATGGCCGTCACGCAAAAATTGAAGGTCGAGAATTTACCCCGACCGAACTGCGTGTGGTTCAAATGGTGCTAGAGCAGGTTTTTGTTGACTTGCGAGAAGCTTGGAAAGCCGTCTTAGAAATTGAATTTGAATATATTAATTCAGAAGTTAATCCATCCATGGCAAATATTGTTAGCCCAAGTGAAGTGGTCGTTGTCAGTACCTTTCACGTTGAGCTTGATGGCGGTGGTGGAGAATTGCATATCACCATGCCTTACTCGATGGTCGAACCTATTCGTGAAGTACTCGATGCAGGTTTACAAAGTGACACTGATGAGCGAGATGATCGCTGGGTGAACGCTTTGCAAGAAGATGTAATGGAGGCAGAGGTAGCGGTTGAGTGTGATGTTGTTGAGAAAAAAATCTCACTGCGAGACATTGTTGACTTAAGAGACGGTGACATTATCCCAATTACTATGCCTGATTTTCATATTGTGACCGCTAATGGGGTGCCTTTATTTAAAGCTGAATTTGGTCAAAGTAATGAAAACTTAGCTTTACGAGTATTAGAACAAATAGAAAAGCCTGCTAGTAGCAACGATAACGGCCCTGTTGGAGAAGTTCATGAGTGA
- the fliL gene encoding flagellar basal body-associated protein FliL produces the protein MADEEEQQEENNDENPSGGGKKKILLLALVGLLLIGISVGGTITVLTLMQPEPIPEEGEELEVPVDELPSPAIYYPLKPEYILNIDARGRRRYLRLDLTVMTRDDDVIAAIELHRATIDHTINLIAGGQLFEEVQTPEGKEFLRLQLLQELQKVLDKEIGKPGIEQVLFTNFVMQ, from the coding sequence ATGGCAGATGAAGAAGAACAGCAAGAAGAAAATAATGACGAAAATCCATCAGGTGGTGGTAAGAAAAAAATCTTACTTCTTGCCTTGGTGGGCCTATTGCTTATAGGTATTTCTGTTGGCGGCACGATTACAGTGCTAACTCTGATGCAACCTGAGCCTATCCCTGAAGAGGGGGAAGAGCTTGAAGTGCCTGTTGATGAACTGCCTAGCCCTGCTATTTATTACCCCTTAAAACCTGAGTACATACTAAATATTGACGCTCGTGGCCGTCGTCGTTATTTGCGTTTAGATCTCACTGTTATGACTCGGGATGATGATGTGATTGCAGCCATTGAATTACATCGAGCCACCATCGATCACACCATCAATTTAATCGCAGGCGGACAGCTTTTTGAAGAGGTGCAAACTCCAGAAGGCAAAGAATTTCTACGCTTGCAGTTATTACAAGAGTTGCAAAAAGTGCTTGATAAAGAAATCGGAAAGCCTGGTATAGAGCAAGTTTTATTTACTAATTTTGTTATGCAATAA
- a CDS encoding flagellar hook-length control protein FliK — MQLLPFSQTASDVTNSGSEPVSGSINIKAEQGEDSAGGALRSAFAEVFADTQDEAGALQKQAEVSPQIFEAEQFVANTSLLDATDELVSDADLLALTQQGQHSQQLEAQDVPVILTEASPISPIFSASDASKPLVGAINNLSLEVNQGPAAVGAQILAVQQVLQAQKDSQLKDGLSNVLSVKAGAEIKPDVFSTTAVLPLASSSMQSHVATSPASALELGALNLSSDFKLTEALKGPSKPMFDGVSDLGALMKKTGLATNKDLSGFTLEQSSPVLSSNPIPSPMKADGLNGETVPRFQLQMSFGHARWSETVSQQVMQLAAKNLSFAEIQLDPPELGPLQVRIQVQHDQAAVTFNAQSSLVREQLEQGQARLREVFSEEGLNLVDVDVRDQNQRDSDELDSEGMLSGVEEAEEELGSETSASTVEATLNMGVDDFV; from the coding sequence ATGCAGTTACTGCCTTTTTCCCAAACAGCAAGTGACGTAACTAACTCTGGCTCTGAGCCTGTATCAGGCTCAATTAATATAAAAGCTGAGCAAGGCGAAGATAGTGCAGGCGGGGCTTTAAGGTCTGCGTTTGCTGAGGTTTTTGCTGATACTCAAGATGAAGCGGGGGCGCTACAAAAACAAGCAGAGGTTTCACCGCAGATATTTGAGGCAGAGCAGTTTGTAGCTAATACATCTTTGCTTGATGCTACCGACGAGCTGGTATCTGATGCTGACCTCCTTGCTTTAACGCAACAAGGCCAGCACAGTCAGCAATTAGAGGCTCAAGATGTTCCAGTTATTCTTACAGAAGCTTCTCCTATTAGCCCTATTTTTTCGGCTTCTGATGCCTCAAAACCACTCGTTGGCGCTATTAACAACTTATCTCTAGAAGTGAATCAAGGTCCTGCAGCGGTTGGAGCTCAAATATTAGCCGTTCAACAGGTATTACAGGCTCAAAAAGACTCTCAGTTAAAAGATGGTTTGAGTAATGTGTTAAGTGTTAAGGCGGGGGCTGAAATTAAGCCTGATGTGTTTTCAACGACAGCGGTGTTGCCATTAGCTTCGTCATCAATGCAGTCGCATGTAGCTACTTCACCGGCTTCAGCCCTTGAGCTGGGGGCTTTGAATTTAAGTTCCGATTTTAAACTGACAGAGGCTCTTAAGGGGCCGAGCAAGCCGATGTTTGATGGTGTAAGTGATCTTGGTGCGTTGATGAAAAAAACGGGCTTGGCTACTAATAAAGATCTGTCAGGATTTACGCTTGAGCAAAGTTCGCCCGTATTGAGCTCTAATCCGATTCCATCGCCTATGAAAGCAGACGGTCTTAATGGTGAAACCGTACCAAGATTTCAATTACAGATGAGCTTTGGTCATGCGCGTTGGAGCGAAACGGTTAGCCAGCAAGTCATGCAGCTTGCTGCCAAAAACTTAAGTTTTGCAGAGATTCAGTTAGATCCTCCTGAACTGGGACCTTTGCAAGTGCGTATCCAGGTTCAGCATGATCAAGCGGCTGTGACATTTAATGCTCAGTCATCACTGGTTCGAGAGCAGTTAGAGCAGGGCCAAGCACGTCTTAGAGAGGTCTTCTCAGAGGAGGGGCTCAATCTTGTTGATGTGGATGTACGAGACCAAAATCAAAGAGATTCCGATGAGCTAGACTCAGAAGGCATGCTTTCTGGTGTTGAAGAGGCAGAAGAGGAACTTGGTTCTGAAACTAGCGCTAGCACTGTGGAGGCGACTCTCAATATGGGCGTGGATGATTTTGTTTAG
- a CDS encoding Hpt domain-containing protein, protein MGELIDKVMLESLQGLLADKFDELINVFIDDCQARFMRLSSAVLRGEFEEIRAEAHGIKGSCRNIGANSLADICALIEDKGRHSDATGLKQDLASAKQQFAAVSEQLRDYL, encoded by the coding sequence ATGGGTGAGTTAATCGATAAGGTGATGCTGGAGAGCTTGCAGGGTTTGCTGGCAGATAAGTTTGATGAGTTGATAAACGTTTTTATCGATGACTGCCAAGCTCGATTTATGCGTTTAAGCTCCGCCGTATTGCGCGGTGAATTTGAAGAGATTCGGGCAGAAGCTCATGGAATTAAAGGCAGTTGTCGTAATATTGGAGCTAACAGTCTCGCAGATATATGTGCTCTTATTGAAGACAAGGGGCGGCATAGTGATGCCACTGGTTTGAAGCAAGACCTTGCCTCTGCCAAGCAACAATTTGCCGCAGTATCAGAGCAATTACGCGATTATCTCTAA
- a CDS encoding SpoIIE family protein phosphatase → MDASSPLRILIAEDSNADRLILDGIVSQAGHTAIPVADGQQALDAFEEHRPDIVLLDVMMPVMGGLEAAQILRARYEDDLVPILFLTSLTDNESLVECIEAGGNDFIPKPYNSVVLQSKIKAFARVREMHQTLSRQKEQIELNNQHLIQEQTVAKQVFDQIAHTGCLDDNYLRFYMSPLAVFNGDVIVADVSPAGSLIVLLGDFTGHGLPAAIGSMPLATTFYGMVRKGFSVSDIMAEINQKLHEILPVGFFCCATCIDINLHHRRIRYWNGGLPASFLYRKETDAFEELASKNLPLGVLSSKEFRAQTERVPIELGDKIFLWSDGIFEARNSKGEMFGEDRLHSFFENHKNDDDLFTRVLDEVQSHVGESEKDDDISLVEIPIADVVYENKHQQFEGMSTEKLADWGMELNLDANTLRQFDPLPLVTGLLNEVTGLTPHRTLLYTVVAELYSNALEHGILRLKSSLKATPQGFVEYYDVRRKGLAELAEGRIQFLIKHRESSDEHGRCGTLRLRVIDSGQGFGVLEDQIYEKAEPEADGSKHNYFGRGLSLMNSVCDEVILRSPGNDIEIAFSWHEQDQ, encoded by the coding sequence ATGGATGCATCTTCTCCATTACGTATTTTAATTGCCGAAGATTCAAACGCGGACCGTTTGATACTGGATGGTATTGTTAGCCAGGCAGGTCATACGGCAATCCCTGTGGCCGATGGGCAACAAGCCCTAGACGCTTTTGAAGAACACAGGCCAGATATTGTACTGCTTGATGTGATGATGCCTGTAATGGGGGGGCTAGAAGCTGCTCAGATACTTCGTGCCCGCTACGAAGACGACCTTGTCCCTATCCTCTTCTTAACATCATTGACCGATAATGAAAGTCTTGTTGAGTGTATCGAGGCTGGTGGCAATGATTTTATCCCTAAGCCTTATAATTCTGTCGTCTTACAAAGCAAAATTAAAGCATTCGCGCGCGTGCGTGAAATGCATCAAACTCTAAGTCGTCAAAAAGAGCAGATTGAGTTAAACAACCAGCACTTAATTCAAGAGCAAACGGTCGCTAAGCAAGTGTTTGATCAAATCGCTCATACAGGCTGCTTGGATGATAACTATTTGCGCTTTTATATGAGCCCATTAGCCGTTTTTAATGGCGATGTGATTGTTGCTGATGTAAGCCCTGCAGGTAGTCTTATTGTGCTTTTGGGTGATTTCACAGGTCATGGCTTACCTGCGGCAATAGGCTCAATGCCATTGGCGACCACGTTTTACGGCATGGTGCGCAAAGGTTTTTCGGTCTCAGATATTATGGCTGAGATAAATCAAAAGCTGCATGAGATTTTGCCCGTTGGTTTCTTCTGCTGTGCTACTTGTATCGATATTAACCTTCATCATCGCCGTATTCGTTATTGGAACGGCGGTTTACCCGCTAGCTTCTTATATCGTAAAGAAACTGATGCCTTTGAAGAGCTGGCATCAAAAAACCTGCCTTTGGGAGTACTCTCAAGTAAAGAATTTAGAGCGCAAACAGAAAGGGTGCCTATCGAGCTAGGTGATAAAATCTTTCTTTGGTCTGATGGTATTTTTGAAGCTCGAAATTCTAAAGGTGAAATGTTTGGTGAAGATCGCCTGCATAGCTTTTTTGAAAATCATAAAAATGATGATGATTTATTCACTCGAGTTTTGGATGAAGTGCAATCCCATGTTGGTGAATCTGAAAAAGATGATGATATCTCTTTAGTAGAAATCCCTATTGCCGATGTGGTTTATGAGAATAAACATCAGCAATTTGAGGGTATGAGCACAGAAAAATTAGCCGACTGGGGTATGGAGCTAAACTTAGATGCCAACACGTTACGCCAGTTTGACCCATTGCCACTTGTCACGGGCTTATTAAATGAGGTGACAGGCTTAACTCCACATAGGACCTTATTATATACCGTAGTGGCTGAGCTTTATTCTAATGCTCTAGAGCACGGTATTTTGCGTTTAAAGTCTTCTCTAAAAGCGACACCTCAAGGTTTTGTTGAATATTATGATGTGCGCAGAAAAGGTTTGGCCGAATTAGCTGAAGGTCGAATTCAGTTTTTGATAAAACATCGAGAGTCTTCTGATGAGCATGGGCGCTGTGGAACCTTGCGTTTACGTGTCATCGATAGTGGCCAGGGATTTGGTGTGCTTGAAGACCAGATTTACGAAAAGGCTGAACCCGAGGCAGATGGATCGAAGCATAATTATTTTGGTCGCGGTCTATCTCTTATGAATAGTGTCTGTGATGAAGTTATTTTGCGTTCGCCCGGCAACGACATTGAAATAGCTTTTAGCTGGCACGAACAAGATCAGTGA
- a CDS encoding STAS domain-containing protein — MSIHSNVSSDGSILTISIDGRFDASSLDDFRRSYEDLDAGSVGEYQVDLQDTVHLDSSALGMLLVLRDFAGGDQANIKIKNCSPEVKKIFAISSFTQLFDIQ; from the coding sequence ATGTCAATCCACTCAAATGTTTCGTCGGACGGATCTATTTTGACGATTTCAATCGACGGACGCTTTGATGCGAGCTCGCTGGATGATTTTCGACGTAGCTATGAGGACTTGGATGCCGGTTCTGTCGGTGAGTATCAAGTAGATTTACAAGATACTGTCCACCTCGATAGCTCGGCCTTGGGAATGCTACTCGTATTACGTGATTTTGCAGGTGGTGATCAGGCTAACATCAAAATTAAAAACTGCTCACCTGAAGTGAAAAAGATTTTTGCCATTTCCAGCTTTACTCAACTGTTTGATATTCAGTAG
- a CDS encoding chemotaxis response regulator protein-glutamate methylesterase, whose translation MKSSVVKVLIVDDSALIRALLSEVFKSDPSIEVCGSASDPYEARELIKQLSPDVLTLDIEMPKMNGITFLKNLMRLRPMPVVMISTLTQEGAPATLEALELGAVDFVPKPKQQGADALAAYSDTICSKVKAAAKANIRQRLQDEGKDVPKPAVPAIKPSRSGYLCAIGASTGGTEAIKELICGFPENCPPTVIAQHIPESFSASFAKRVDSQAAPNVYEAEHDQLIEVGGVYIAPGHSHLTIKKRGGQYYCHLDQSDPVNRHRPSVEVLFDSVSTIAGSNCSGVLLTGMGADGAEALLRMRKAGALTVAQDESSSVVWGMPGAAVAIDGASKVLDLHKIAAVVLADCGRTQ comes from the coding sequence ATGAAATCATCTGTTGTAAAGGTATTAATTGTTGATGACTCAGCCCTTATTAGGGCTTTGCTATCAGAGGTTTTCAAGTCAGATCCCTCTATTGAGGTCTGTGGTTCTGCAAGTGATCCATATGAAGCGCGAGAACTTATAAAGCAGCTGAGCCCCGATGTATTAACTCTTGACATTGAAATGCCAAAGATGAATGGCATTACCTTCCTTAAAAACTTAATGCGACTGCGACCAATGCCTGTCGTCATGATATCTACCTTAACCCAGGAGGGCGCGCCAGCGACATTGGAAGCGCTAGAGCTGGGGGCTGTCGATTTTGTACCTAAACCTAAGCAACAAGGTGCCGATGCCTTGGCTGCATACTCTGATACTATTTGTTCAAAGGTTAAGGCCGCTGCAAAGGCGAATATCCGGCAGCGTTTACAAGACGAGGGCAAAGATGTTCCTAAGCCTGCCGTGCCGGCTATCAAGCCCTCTCGTAGTGGTTATCTCTGCGCTATTGGGGCTTCCACTGGTGGCACAGAGGCTATTAAAGAGCTAATTTGTGGTTTCCCTGAAAACTGCCCCCCAACCGTTATAGCGCAGCATATTCCGGAGAGTTTTAGCGCCTCCTTTGCTAAACGGGTTGACTCCCAAGCAGCACCAAACGTTTATGAGGCTGAGCATGATCAGTTGATCGAAGTTGGCGGTGTATATATTGCTCCTGGCCACTCACATTTAACGATTAAAAAACGAGGAGGCCAGTATTATTGTCATTTAGATCAGAGTGACCCTGTAAATAGGCACAGACCATCGGTGGAGGTTTTATTTGATTCTGTCTCAACTATTGCTGGCTCAAACTGTAGTGGTGTCTTGCTAACAGGCATGGGTGCTGACGGTGCAGAAGCATTATTGCGAATGCGTAAAGCGGGCGCATTAACGGTGGCTCAAGATGAATCGTCTAGTGTTGTCTGGGGGATGCCCGGTGCTGCTGTGGCCATTGATGGTGCCTCTAAAGTATTAGACTTGCATAAAATTGCAGCAGTTGTGCTCGCAGATTGTGGTAGAACGCAATAA
- the cheD gene encoding chemoreceptor glutamine deamidase CheD yields MTSCRRSGKNLPRALEGFEHVNRYWDKRMDLVAAKILPGECYVSDKGEMIVTVLGSCVAACIRDKRLGIGGMNHFMLPVQGGGRTIDRPSLVNSALCYGNWAMEFLINEIIKRGGTRSQLEVKIFGGGRVLSGMSNIDIGARNVGFVLEYLDKEGLDVHAQDIGSDCPRKVLYFPDTGAVKMKRLRVRANDTVERREKAYIESMMKNKNQDNPSNVELF; encoded by the coding sequence ATGACTTCCTGCCGCCGATCTGGAAAAAACCTGCCTAGAGCCCTCGAAGGTTTTGAGCATGTTAATCGCTATTGGGATAAACGCATGGATCTTGTTGCAGCTAAGATTCTTCCTGGAGAGTGTTATGTTAGTGATAAAGGCGAGATGATAGTCACTGTGCTTGGATCATGTGTTGCCGCGTGTATAAGGGATAAACGCTTGGGGATAGGGGGTATGAATCATTTTATGCTCCCAGTTCAGGGGGGGGGGCGAACTATTGATCGCCCATCTCTTGTTAATTCGGCCCTGTGTTATGGCAACTGGGCTATGGAGTTTTTAATTAATGAGATTATTAAGCGTGGCGGAACACGTAGCCAACTTGAGGTTAAAATCTTTGGTGGTGGTCGAGTTCTTTCCGGTATGTCCAATATTGATATTGGCGCAAGGAACGTAGGGTTCGTATTAGAGTATTTAGATAAAGAGGGGCTCGATGTTCATGCTCAAGACATAGGCAGTGACTGCCCTAGAAAAGTTTTGTATTTCCCTGATACAGGCGCGGTAAAGATGAAACGGCTGAGGGTAAGAGCTAATGACACGGTAGAGCGACGTGAAAAAGCGTATATCGAATCGATGATGAAAAATAAAAATCAAGACAACCCTTCCAATGTTGAGTTGTTTTAA
- a CDS encoding protein-glutamate O-methyltransferase CheR, with amino-acid sequence MSPREAFSNREFPMTDADFVHIQKVAYKLSGIKLSEHKKDMIYGRLARRLRCLDVPTFSEYCLLISRPDSEELGDFVNAITTNLTAFFREKHHFEFLKDKLIPSLLETNKSKKRIRIWSAGCSTGEEAYSIAMVLSQFSELKTWDVKILATDLDSNVVARAKQAYYDADRVQKVPSFYSSCIKNSEDNKRCCIQKDIASLVTFKQLNLLHSWPMKGPFDIIFCRNVVIYFDAETQRRLFDRYASMLSATGHLFIGHSENLHNISTRFESLGRTIYRKLN; translated from the coding sequence GTGAGCCCTCGCGAAGCATTTTCAAATCGCGAATTTCCGATGACCGATGCGGATTTTGTGCACATCCAGAAGGTCGCTTACAAATTGAGCGGCATTAAGCTGAGTGAGCATAAAAAAGATATGATTTATGGTCGTTTAGCCAGGCGTTTAAGGTGTTTAGATGTCCCGACTTTTTCTGAGTATTGTTTGCTAATCAGCAGGCCCGATTCGGAAGAGTTGGGTGACTTTGTTAATGCGATTACAACTAATTTGACTGCTTTTTTTCGAGAGAAGCATCATTTTGAATTCTTAAAAGATAAGCTTATACCTTCTCTGTTAGAAACAAATAAATCGAAAAAACGAATCAGAATTTGGTCTGCAGGTTGTTCTACGGGAGAAGAGGCCTACTCCATTGCTATGGTGCTTTCCCAATTTTCTGAGTTAAAAACATGGGATGTGAAAATTTTAGCTACCGACCTTGATAGCAACGTGGTAGCTCGCGCTAAACAGGCATATTACGACGCCGATAGAGTGCAAAAAGTGCCTTCTTTTTACTCCTCGTGCATCAAAAACAGTGAAGACAATAAACGCTGCTGTATCCAAAAAGATATAGCTTCTCTGGTTACCTTTAAGCAGTTGAACCTATTACATTCATGGCCCATGAAAGGTCCCTTTGACATTATTTTCTGCCGTAATGTTGTAATTTATTTTGATGCTGAAACACAAAGGCGGCTTTTTGATCGCTATGCCAGCATGTTAAGTGCTACGGGGCATTTATTTATAGGTCACAGTGAGAACCTGCATAACATTAGTACTCGCTTTGAGTCTCTTGGTCGAACAATTTATAGGAAGCTTAATTAA